Within the Candidatus Eremiobacteraceae bacterium genome, the region CTTGTAGTTGGTGCATGGCTTACATCAGACGCATCATCTTCGAGCCCGACCCCATTCTGCACAAGGTCGCTAAGAAGGTCACCAACCTTGAGTTGAAGCTGCCGCTCACCCAGCAGCTCATCGACGATATGTTCGCGACCATGCGCGCCGCGCCGGGCATCGGGCTGGCGGCGCCGCAGGTCGGGATCGGCAAGCGCATCATCGTCGTCCATCTCGGCGGCGAGGACGAGACGCCTTACGCGGTCGTCAATCCGGTGCTCAGCGATTTTGAGGGCGAAGAAGAAGCCGTCGAAGGCTGTCTGTCGATTCCGGGCAAACTCGGCGACGTCGTGCGGGCGACGGCGTGCACCGTGAGCGGGCTCGATCGCAACGGCAAGAAGTTCACGCTGCGCGCCGAGGGATGGTTGGCGCGCTGCTTCCAGCACGAGGTCGACCACCTCGACGGTGTGCTGATCCTCGACAAAGCGACCAACATCCGGGATGCGCTGCCCGTAGAGGCGGAAAAACCGGAGAAAGAAGAAGAAGCTCTTCGCAACGTCGGCATCTGAGCAGCCCGCGCGCCGCTTGCGCGTCATCTTCTTCGGCAGCTCCGCGTTCGCGGTGCCGAGTCTTCTCGAAATCGGGCGCGCCCATGACGTCATCGCCGTCTACACCCAAGCTGATCGGCCCGCCGGTCGCGGTTTGAAGTTGACGCCGACTCCGGTCAGAATCGCCGCTGCCGGCGCCGGCATGCCGGTGTTCACGCCAGAAAAGCTCGACGCTGTATTGTGCGAGGCCGCGGCTGTGCTTGCGCCTGACGTGCTCGTGACCGCGTCGTACGGGAAGATCTTGCCGCGCGCGCTGCTGAACGTGCCGGCGCTCGGCGCGCTTAACGTGCACCCGAGCCTGTTGCCGCAGTATCGCGGCGCGACGCCGATCCAAGCGGCGCTGCGCGACGGGTTGTCCGCGACCGGTGTGAGCATCATCTGGATGTCGGAACGAATGGACGCAGGCGACATCGCGCTGGCCGAGACGGTCGCGATCAATCCCGACGATGACTTCGAATCGCTGCACGACCGCTTGGCGCAAGTGAGCGCGGGCCTGCTGCGCTCTGCGCTTGGTGCGCTCGCAGCCGGAACGCTCGGTCGAGTCGCACAAGACGAGACGAAAGCGACGTTCACACGCCCAATCGCAAAAGACGATCTTCGTCTTGCCCTTGATGACGCTTCCCGCAGCGTCAACGTGGTTCGCTCGCTGAGCCCCAAGCCCGGCGCATGGCTTGAGGTC harbors:
- the fmt gene encoding methionyl-tRNA formyltransferase — protein: MRVIFFGSSAFAVPSLLEIGRAHDVIAVYTQADRPAGRGLKLTPTPVRIAAAGAGMPVFTPEKLDAVLCEAAAVLAPDVLVTASYGKILPRALLNVPALGALNVHPSLLPQYRGATPIQAALRDGLSATGVSIIWMSERMDAGDIALAETVAINPDDDFESLHDRLAQVSAGLLRSALGALAAGTLGRVAQDETKATFTRPIAKDDLRLALDDASRSVNVVRSLSPKPGAWLEVGGQRVKVLQARTEDGAHDALAAPGDLLSLDGDGPLIACRSGALRLLRVVPAGKPPMRGADFARSLR
- the def gene encoding peptide deformylase, encoding MAYIRRIIFEPDPILHKVAKKVTNLELKLPLTQQLIDDMFATMRAAPGIGLAAPQVGIGKRIIVVHLGGEDETPYAVVNPVLSDFEGEEEAVEGCLSIPGKLGDVVRATACTVSGLDRNGKKFTLRAEGWLARCFQHEVDHLDGVLILDKATNIRDALPVEAEKPEKEEEALRNVGI